The Athene noctua chromosome 16, bAthNoc1.hap1.1, whole genome shotgun sequence genomic interval tttttttttgcccttgaATGGCAGCCTCCTGCCTATTTTTAGACGCATTAGTGAAGCAGGGGAAAAGGAGAACTTTGTCATTGCGGGATCTCCGCTGGGACTTTCTGCTTGGCCTTTGGGCGTTTTTATCTGTTGACAAGGACTGCCAGAAACTGGTTGCAGCTATGCAGGGCAGGGACAATGTTTTTCCTGCGACATCCTGTCCCTAAACACATGTTGTTAGCGGGGGACCGATAGAAAGTTGTGGCGGCAGAGGCCTCACAACGTGATGCGGTTGGCACAGTTTCTGTGAAAGTGGGtcctgtttaattttttcctgGAACCTCTGGGAAATTAAAAATGATTACagtggcctcagcagtgctggctgtgaGGTGCAgttggctctctgcagcgctgtaCACGTGTCAGCAAACCCTGCTGCCGTCCTCCACCGCGCCCCCCTCGCGGGCAGGGGCGCTGCAGCTCCGGAGACTGAACAACCTAACGACTGGGCGGCTTCTCCTGGGCCATCGGGGTTTGGGGAGCGGGGAGCAAGATTAGgacttgagattttttttttttttttcctgctcgtTTTACCTCCCCTCCCTTTGCACCACATCCCTTGGGAGCAGGCGGGTTGGTGGAGGCACAGGTCCTCTCCCTGTGTACTGCAGGCaccgggaggggacacagggaggtGACACAGCCCATCCCACCGCTGCCTGGTGCTGTCCCCACAGGGATGCCAGATGACCAGAGGGAAGGGTTGCAGGAGGAACTCATCGATATTATCCTCCACGTCCTCAAGCGCAACCCCCAGCTCCACTACTACCAGGGCTACCATGACATCGTGGTCACCTTCCTCCTCGTGGTGGGGGACAGACTGGCCACAGCTCTGGTGGAGAAGCTCTCGACCCATCATCTCAGGTACCCAGCGGCGGAGAGGAGCCACCTGCATGTCCTCGAGCCGTGGGGACACGTGTGCAGGCGGGGCTGGCTGGGAAGGCAGAGCCTGGGGTTAAGGCTGTACCCAGAGGGGTGCTGTGAGGGAGCAGCGTGACCACACGATAGCACATGGCTTGGAGttgtgctctggggaggggtAACTGAAGGCTGTCAGTTAATCTCTAGCGTCTCTCAAAGTCCAACAAGCCAACACAAGTGCATTATTCATAGTTCTCGGGCCCGCCCTGCTGTTGGGGCCCCTCCTGGGGCTCAGCACCGTGCCTCCCGCTTGCCTTGGGCAGTGTGGTCTGCACCGCCGCTGTCCTGAGCCCCCACGGCAAGGGTTTGTGATTGGAATGAGAACAAGCCTTCAGCTGGGAGTGATTTGCAGAgattctccctcccctcccaggcaGGGAGATAGGCTTTGGGTGCTGGAAAGTCTTTACGGTTCACACATGTGCTTCAACCAAATGAGAAGTGTCAGCTGACACCAGCGTGATCGTCTGGGTCTGGATTTTCTGTGCAGATCAGCCCTGCGTGTCCCACATAGGTAGGAAGGAGGGGGGCGGCCCAAACAGACAGAATTCCttggggctgggggccacccTGCCAGCAAAGCTGCTTGTTGCCAGGACGTTTATATCCCTTCTGGCTGCCTCTCCGGAGGGAGAGCTCACTGACGCGGTTGCTTGACAGAGcttcttttaaatctttcctcAGGGATTTTATGGACCCAACGATGGATAATACCAAGCACATTTTAAATTACCTGATGCCCATCATAAACCAGATGAACCCTGACGTGCATGACTTCATGCAGAGGTACGCAGACGTTCCCTCAGGGCCTCGGAGCTCTCCCCCGCCAGTCTCTTGGCTCCAGCACCACAGTGGCTTCCACAGAGTTAACGGTGCCAGCCCAAAGCCCTGTGGCACTCTGCTGCCCAGCGGACCCAGACCTGTGCTGCCTGCCTTGGGGGGTTTGGCGGGGTGCAGAGGTCTGCAGTCCGTCTTGGAAAGGCTGGGGGGTTGCAGACGGCGTCGTACAAAGCTGCCACAACTGTTTCACCTGCCCGGTTTTGTGGCTGCTGTCGTTTTGCTCTAGTTTGTTGCTGGTTCTGGGGATAATTCCCAGCTTGTGCAACAGGGACACGCAGGTGTAGTCCGGGCAGGATGAAGCGGGAAGGAAAGTGGGAAGGTTCAGTGCAGAGTCCTTTTCTGGGCAAGTGTCTCTGTTACGTTTCATGGCCAGGAGGTCTTTGGGTACCAAGCTGGATTAGAAGCTCCCAGAAGTTAGTAAACCTTTAGGATGGAGAGGAATCTGAAGAGCTGACTGTGCTGCAGGACTTCAGGTGTCCTCAGCTCAGCGTGCCAGACAGTGGCGTGGCACCTCACACGTTCAGCTTCTCCTGGAAGCAGATCTCGGAGCTTCACTGCCGACCCCGCTGGATGGGAGACAAGTAGTGCTTTGCCTCAGGGTTGTATCAGAGGTGCAGAACGTGGATGTGGGCTGAGCTCTGGCCAACAGCCGGGACAATCTCCGCTTCCCAGCACGGAGGTGCAGCACAGGGCTCGCCCAGGAGCCTCTCAGTGCTGTTTCCGAGCTGCTGGGCTGATCTAACAGCACCTTCTCTCTCTGCAGCGCGGAGGTGGGGACCATCTTTGCTCTCAGCTGGCTGATCACCTGGTTCGGGCACGTTTTGTCCGACTTCAGACACGTCGTGCGATTATATGACTTCTTCCTGGCTTGCCATCCACTGATGCCCatttattttgctgctgtggTAGGTACTGGCTGGAGTGGGAGGGGCATTAACCAAACCATTGCAAAGTGCTGGTAGTTTGGGGCTGCaaacccagtgctgtccccagcTGCACCCTGCTCTGCAGGGCACCCCGCAACAGCCTTGGCGAAGGCACAGGGTGGgtgggatctgggggtgctgtaGGCAGCCTGGGGGTGTCCAGATCTTCACGCCGCTGCAGTTCAGCACCGTGGAAGCAGCGTGACCTGGTGTTTCCCTCTGTTTTGCCGTGCTGGCCCCACTGCTGGGCACTTGCCTGGGAGCCTGCCTGGCTggggcagccctgtgctctgtGTCCAGCTGCCGTTTCTCCTCTGGGAGGCCCAAACAAACCTCTGTTTGAGGGCAAGGCACAGAGTCAAGCCCGGCTGAGGTTCTGCCCGTGTCTCTGACCTGTCAGTAGCTCAGAAGACAGATGTAACTACCCAGGAAGGGGTTTTCCACAGCCTCGGAGTCTTGGGAAGGGTTTGGCGTTTCTTTTCCCAGATGGAGGGTGTTTCACTGTGGTGCATCCCCTCGAGGAAGGGCAGGGCTTTCAGCTGGAAGCAAAATGTTTGTCTCTTCTGGCTCTGAAGTGAGTGCCAGTGAGCAGCAAGGAGTCGTACCCGCTTTCCTGGCCGTCCTCAGTGCTCTCGCTCCTCTCCGCAGATTGTGCTGTACCGGGGGCAGGAAGTTCTGGATTGCGAGTGCGACATGGCCTCTGTCCACCACCTCCTGTCCCAGATCCCACAGGACCTTCCTTACGAAACTCTGATCAGCAAAGCTGGGGACCTTTTTGTCCAGTTTCCACCATCCGAACTCGCCAAGGAGGCGGCTCAGCAGCAGGCTGAACGGTGAGTCCCGGGCGGCCCGTGTGTTCTCCGCATCCCCTTGCCAGGTCTTCCTCCCTCGTGGAGGTCTTCCTCCCTCGTGGAGGTCTTCCTCCCTCGTGGAGGTCTTCCTCCCTCGTGGAGGTCCTCTCCCCTGGCAGGAGGCTGATCCCGAAGGTGATCTGAGGACAATCCTTGACCCGTTTCTTTTCTTGCAGAACTGCGGCTTCCACTTTTAAGGACTTTGAGTTGGCGTCAGTGCAGCAAAGACCAGACACTGTGTTGAGGCAGCGCTTCAGGGAGCGGCTCCGAGGGGAGGAGCGGACAAAATCCATCTTGACAAAGCCCAGGACCAACCGCTTTGTCAAGCTGGCGGTGATGGGGCTGACGGTCGCGCTGGGAGCAGCTGCCCTGGCCGTGGTGAAGAGCGCGCTGGAGTGGGCACCCAAGTTTGAACTGCAGATCTTCCCCTGAAGCCGGAGGGACCTTCCCTGCCACCGTTGCCGTTCCCTGGCAGGAAGGGGTGACATTTGATGAAAGGACGTGTCCGGAAACAACCTgtctgaagattattttttattcttgctGCGTCCTGTGACGCTTTTGGCCTTTGCGACAGAGACCGATGGGGACCAGCCCAGCAGGATTGTTCCCCACACCAATGCTCCCCTTGTTCTCTCCTCCCCGGGCAGGGGTGAGCAGACGGGCACTGCCATCATCCCGTGAGGAACCAGAGGTTTGGACCGGGCAGGCTCTCCAGGCTGCACACAGGTGACTGTAAGAGCAGAAAACCCTGTGTGGGCTCTACCAGAACGAGCCCACGTTCTCTGGTGGGGGTAATTAGTGTGAGCAAGGGCAGATCCTCACCTGGAGGAGGGTGTCACGGCAGGGTTTGGCCTGGGGGTGTGCGAGTGTGGGGGCGAGGGGCCGTGACACTCCTGAGGAACGGGGCAGCCCTCTGGCTCTGCGTGGCTGCCAGCTCACCCCGCTGCCTGCGCCCAGCGTCGCCGGTGAGGCGACCCTTCCCTTTAGGCACCCTCTGAGGAGAGTCAAACTTTTCACAAAACCCGCCGTCGGCGCCCTGCTGCGAGCTTCTCTCCAGCATGTAACACTCCctggctctttttttttgcttcctcatTTTTGCAGCCTGATCTCTTTCcaggggagaggggcaggggaggggagcagaCCCGCAGCACTGCCCCGCGGGAGGTGAGCTCTCGCTCACGGGGGCTCCCTCGTTGCTCCTATCTCAGGTCAGCGAGGCGGGAGACGAGCATCGCTCTCCCTGCCCGAGGCATGTGCTGTCGTGTGCCACGAGATTGCATCGCCACGAGTCTTAGCGGCACCGTAAACACCCGTTGCAGATGGTTTTTACAGCCCTGGCAGCAGGCTCTAATGCAGAGAAAAGTCTTTTTCCACCTTGTGAAGCACTTTGCACGGGGCAGAAGTCATTGTGGTAGGAAGTCTGTCTTAAATCTCCCCCACGAGCTGGTCAGACTTCAGCCTCACCTCGCGGAATAACGCAAGGGAGGGAGTTTCCCAAAAGGCCACCCCGCACCCCTGCACCGCTCCTGCCTCCCCACCCGCCCCCCTTCGCAGTCCCAGCGCTCCCCGCCCTCCGAGCTAAGCAGCAAATCCCTCTGGACAGCTCGGTGTCCCACTGAGACAAAGCCAGTAGACACTATCTGCCTCTACCTCTCCCCTGAGCTGCTAAACCTCCCGCAAGTGCCCTTACCTGTCCCTCCCTGCTCCCGCCAGCTCCCCCGCCACCCCTGCGTCGTGCCAAAAGCCACCTGGGCCGTGCCCAGAGGCCGCGCACCTGAAAATCGGGCACCGGTTGAAGAGTTCTGGATTTTGGGATGGAGAAGAAAACCCGTGCCCTGCAAGACTCCGCACCCTCCTGGCCCGACCCCCTGCCTTGTCGCTTCCTCGCCGCCTCCGGGGGAGTTCTGGGTTGCCCCGTGAGCCCTCGTGCCCGGGGGGGCCGTGCCTTTCTGCCCGTCGGGCTGGCCGGAGGGCGAGCGGGCAGCGTCGCGCCTCAGCCAGGTTTCTGGAAAGCTCTGAGCAGTGGAGTTGCCTTTGCTGTCTGCAGGCGGAAAGCTGGAGCGTCTGAATCTGCTCTTGCACAGGCACGGGGGCAGAAACCTGGTCCCTTGGCCTCGGCTCGTGCCGGGGGTGGGAGCGGGGGGCTGCCCCGGTCTCCTCTCCCCGCGGGGCTGAAGCAGAGCCCGTTCCTGGCCCCGTGGCAGCAGCGGGGGGCAGAGGCCCGAGTGACTTTGCACTTTAGAAACTCGTGGtgcaggagaggctggggggaCCCGGGGTGCTGCTGGAGGTCCCAGCACCCCTCTGTACGCTCCCCCACTGCCCCGAAGGAGGGGATggctggagccccccccccccagctctctgGCCATGATGCACTTTAGTTCTTGCGTTGTCCCCAGGGGCAGGAAGGGCCTGGGAGGAGACGGTCACTTCGGGTGCTTGGGTTACTCTGTACAAAGACTTATACATACCCGTGTAAATGCAGATTTGTACAAACCCTTACAACTGTAAAATAAACAGTTACTAAACGCCTTTCCCTCCCCCTGTGCCGGCTGGGGGTGCCAGATCTGCCCTCGTAGCATCCCAAGGCCCAGAGCTGGCACCTCGCAGCCAGTGGCCCCGCGGGGAGGGAAGCGGGAGCCGAAGGGGCACACGTGtgccccccttcccctgctctcctcccccccgcctccctttGCTTAAGCACCAGCACCAGCCTGTGCCAGCAGCTCACaggggtgtccccccaccccgtccccagCAGCGTGGCAAGCAGAGCAGGGCTGTAAATAGCCTGAGCTTCCTGGCCCCTTTGACACCCTTGGGCCAGGCTGCTGGAGGGGATCCTGGGTGCCCCGCGGCAGAGGCCCGGCCGTGGGTCACTGAGCTGGGGGGGACGCAGCCCCTGGGTGGGGATCGGGCTTTGCTGGGTCGGCCCCACTCACCACATCGCACCGGGGTTATTTTTAGTTTCCTTGTGGGATCCTCTCcgggagtgatttttttttttttgtctcagtagCACTCGAAGCCCTTTTGAGAGGGACACACAGAGGCTGGTGGAGGGGCTGCCGGGGGCTCAGCGGGGTTTttgggggggcgggcagggctgagGTTTGACAGCGAGGGGAAGCtcggggggctggcagggctggcacagcGCCGTCCCTTGCGCCACGTGCCTTCCTCGCTGCGGTAggtgctgcccagctctggggcGCTGCGGGGACGGGTGCCCGGCCTGGAGCCTGGGGGGAGCCCAGCACCTGCCGAGGGGGGGAAACCGCCCCCCCGGGTCCTTCACCTGCGGGCACGGTGCCGCTGCGGCGCTTCCCGGCACAGCCAGGCCCAGCCCCGGGCCCCCACGGCCTGTTTGGGGCGCAGCGGAGAGAACAGCCCGCAGGGAAGTGTTGAAGGACTTTTATTTACCCAAGGAAGAGCACAGAGGGGACGGCGGTGGCTGTGCGGTACCTgggtgtagggacaggacgagggggaacAGTTTCAAACAagaagaggggagattcagatcagatccaaggcagaaattctccctgtgaggggggtgaggccctggcacaggctgcccagagcagctgtggctgccccctccctggaagggctcaaggccgggttggacg includes:
- the TBC1D20 gene encoding TBC1 domain family member 20, yielding MARRSPPRSGVGGHDFDSKKKRKVAEINQALNSDPIDVATLRRMAISEGGLLTDEIRCKVWPKLLSVNTDDLPPLPGKELREDNKDYQQVLLDVRRSLRRFPPGMPDDQREGLQEELIDIILHVLKRNPQLHYYQGYHDIVVTFLLVVGDRLATALVEKLSTHHLRDFMDPTMDNTKHILNYLMPIINQMNPDVHDFMQSAEVGTIFALSWLITWFGHVLSDFRHVVRLYDFFLACHPLMPIYFAAVIVLYRGQEVLDCECDMASVHHLLSQIPQDLPYETLISKAGDLFVQFPPSELAKEAAQQQAERTAASTFKDFELASVQQRPDTVLRQRFRERLRGEERTKSILTKPRTNRFVKLAVMGLTVALGAAALAVVKSALEWAPKFELQIFP